TGAACAATTAATCTGGGACATTCCAAAATAGAATAGTGGACGATTAATGTGGTACGGATAGAGTAGGTGCTGGTACATAGGTGGACCCATCACCCACGTCCAActcatgtatgtgtataattaccaATATATCCTAATAAGCCTATTTTATTATCAGGTACACCATTTGTTTATGAATCTTTATCtactatcttttttttttctttcaaaaactaCTGGTTCTTTCTTCTATCATGATTTATAAGTGGTTTTTATCAACGAAAAAAAAAACCTAGGAAGCTAGAAGCAAAAGTGTTAGAGCACACATAATAAAATGGAAGATCACGATGAGTAGAATTATACATATAACAACTATTATATCCCTCAGGTGATATGTAGCCGACATGAAAAAAAACATGAACTCAACTAATTTGCAGTATATAATTGATTGTATAATTGATTGATGTACGAAAACTTGAATTATTAATTTGTACAATTAACTAATAAATTATATTTTTCTTTCATTTCTTTTACTTTCCTTCGAACTTGAAAATACAATTAAGATATTTTATATTCCATTCCTCTCCATTATAATACTCTCTTCTCCTTTCTATCACATTCTTTTCCACCTTAAAAAAACTCGAGAACACAGCCTAAGCTACAAACTAAGCATATGTCTTTGGATAAgggaagttttttttttaaacaaattgaATAGAGCATCTTACATATACAATTTCTAACTAAACAACACTCTATCAACCTGACCTGAGAAACATATATGATTTGCAATTGCACATCAACAGACATACAGATGAAAAAAGATGATGCTATTGTTCAGCCATTCCAGGATTTTTATCAACGAAAGAATTTTTAGAGAAACGTATCGTTTTTTATGGCTAATCAATGGTAGCAACTCCATgcctaaaaataataatttttcatgCCGCGTCAGAGAAAAAAAATAGTTCATAAAACTGGAGCATATATGATCATAATATCAAAGGCTGAAACTACAAATCAAAATAACATACaactaatttaataaaaaaaaacctGACTTGAAATGAAGATAATTCAGTTGTGCATAGCAGAGAACCTCAAAACTATTAGAAAAGTCATGTTTGAAATGGGGGTTCATATGTAATACAGATGAATTTTTTAAGGGAATAAAACTTGTACTCCGTAAAAAAAATACAGTAAGTAAATATAGCAAAGGTCTACATATCAAAATCTCAATCTCAAAAGAGAAAAACCATGAATAATCCCAAATTAAGTACAAAATTCACAAAATCAAACTTGAAAAAATACTTTCAAAAGACTATCTAAAAGATAGTACTCCAATAATTAATAACCACGACAAAGATCGGAAGGCGCAACTAAAGTCTCTACATACTCAATCCCATGAACCGTTGCAAAATCTGTCACACTTAAAGAAGTATTGTGTAACTCAAACGAACACTTTGATATGTCGTAAACAATAACACGGTTTAAACTATCTACTATCATAATTCTTCCATCGTCCATAATATTTACAACACGAAATTCGTAAAGATCATCATTAACTGTACCATAACATGGGAAACTAATTTCTTTTGACCATAAATTCTCGACTCCTTTCATTACCCATATATCGTACCCACTTTCAACAAAGTTGCTAGTATCGGTGATCATACAAAGGTTCCCATGAAACGTACCTAAACGAGTTTCTGTAAAACAACCTTGATTAGGTAATTGTATCTCTGAAAATACCATCTCATTAACATTAAGTGCCATAATCTTCATACGATAAGAAGCAATCCAATACAAATATCCATTCACGAACGTTCCAACATTATCATCAAAATCGTTTTTACTATATTGTGTGACTACTTTCGACGTGCTCCATGAACTCGTTCTAAAACAAAAGACATCACATGTGTTCAAATAGTAATTTTTAGATGAGTTATTAGATGCTCTATACAATCGAACCATCTTCAAATCACGATCCAATACTGTTTTACCATACGCAATTCCATACACAAAAGATgagtcatcataatcatcatcaatgttACTATTAATAGGATCAGGAAGTCTCTTGAATGCATGCGTAAACGGATTGTATAGGATCGTACGCAACTTTCTTCCTTTAGTGTTAGACTTAACATTAGAATCCATTCGGATGTAAATGACTATCCCACTAAATGTTCCGATTATTTTTTGAGTGGGACGACTATTCTTGTGGCTCGTAACGAAGAACTTTCTTTGTGATTTTGAATTAATCGTGAAACAAAGATCTGAAATCACGCGATTCCAATGTGGTGATACACATCTGCATCGTGATAAAGGTTTATTACTAGGAAGTCTAGCAAGTATGTTTCGAAGAATGTCATCAGGCATAGAATCCATCGATCTGTTATGAGCAACCAGTTTCGATTAATGGTAAAGTAAGGAGAAAGTGATATATATGATTTAATAAAACTTGGGGGGCAAGTAAATTTGAATAAACTTGAAGGGCAAGTGAATTAGAATAGACTTGATTGACAAGTATAAGATAACTAAATCAGAGAAAGAATTACAGATTACCTTTCTTTGAGACTCACGAATTGAAGGAAAAAACAAAACCTAGGATTGAATTATACGACCGATGTCCACCTACAATTCAAGCAATATCAAACAGATGCATGTGATAAGTATTGAATTAATAAATAATCATCGAATGGTTATTTGAAAAACAAACTAATTAAAACAGAACCTCTTTTGGTTTTGTTGTTTCAGTACGTTAGATGCAAAGACCACAATAATTGATGTCGATTAATTCTTAACCCAAACCCTTGTGGTTTTCTCGGTGTTCGATCGTCAGAtgcaaactgaaaaaaaaaaaaaaaaaaaaaaaaaaaaaaaattaataataataataataataaaataaagacAAAATTGTCCACTTCATCCCTGTGTTTTTCACTTTTTACTCGTTTCATCCCtgtattttatttttttcattattgATCCTTAAAAACATTATAAAGTCTCAATTTCATCCCTCATCATAACGAAGGTTAACTAagtccgttaaaactattcacGGAGACTATCCATATAATTTTTAactaattaaattacaaaaatcaATTCCTTTTGATTCTTAAAGATAAGGAGAAAGAATGAATTAATTTTTGTAATTACATTACAAAAATCAAATTCATTATTCATATTATATACATCATCTACAGATCCGAAAGTTCAGAAAATAGAAATTATGTTCATATTCTGATTTCTGTTCGAACATTACATTCAAGTTTTTCATCATGAGCTACAATTTCTCACATCAACAATTGATGAAAAATAGCACAATCTGAATTTACAACAGTGATCTACAACCAAAATATAATGTTCGTACTGTGAGCCTTAGCAATTGTATAATGCACGTGTATGAACCAATGTTGGTGTTGTATTTATCACCTCCTAATTAACATAACAGAAGGAAAGAAAGAAAGTAAGTAACTCTTTATAGGTACATAATAAATGCACAATAGCTCAAATACTAATTTATCAACTTTAAAAATTCATCGTACAAGTAGAACACACAGTAAAGTGTCTTGTTTACAGGAAATCACATATAGACGCTTCACACATCTCGATGTTAACAAGTTCAGGTAAAACGTAAATTATCTGCTACCTACAAAGAGTGTTCCACAATACTCCGTATCAAAAGTCTAGTGAAGCAAACAGTCCTCTTCTAAAAGTTTTACATTATGACTTGTGAGGCACCCATAGTCATACAATTATACATGCCTTACACATGTCACGTAACAGTCAACAAAATAAAAAACCAAAGCTAAATCTTATTTCAACGTTTAGATTAATCTCGCGAAGCTCTATGCCAATTTTGAAGATCAAATTCATTGATTCTAGTCCGAATTTTGAAGTCGAATTTTGGAATCAGTTAACTGTTCTTCATTCATCAAATTGGCAAATTATGTGTTGATTCAGGTTCTATAAATGATTTTTGAGTGTTAGGCTTTGGATTTAGAACTAAGTTTCATGAAGAAATCAATTCCTTAAAGTTCTTAAATCTCAATATCATAAGACAAGGAGGAAGAATTAATTGATTTTTGTAGTTTAATTAGTTGAAGATTACATGGATAGTCCCTGTAAATAGTTTTAACGGACTCATTTAACCTTCGTTAGGGTGAGGGATGAAATTGagactttaaaa
This genomic window from Rutidosis leptorrhynchoides isolate AG116_Rl617_1_P2 chromosome 2, CSIRO_AGI_Rlap_v1, whole genome shotgun sequence contains:
- the LOC139889783 gene encoding putative F-box protein At3g16210, with the translated sequence MDSMPDDILRNILARLPSNKPLSRCRCVSPHWNRVISDLCFTINSKSQRKFFVTSHKNSRPTQKIIGTFSGIVIYIRMDSNVKSNTKGRKLRTILYNPFTHAFKRLPDPINSNIDDDYDDSSFVYGIAYGKTVLDRDLKMVRLYRASNNSSKNYYLNTCDVFCFRTSSWSTSKVVTQYSKNDFDDNVGTFVNGYLYWIASYRMKIMALNVNEMVFSEIQLPNQGCFTETRLGTFHGNLCMITDTSNFVESGYDIWVMKGVENLWSKEISFPCYGTVNDDLYEFRVVNIMDDGRIMIVDSLNRVIVYDISKCSFELHNTSLSVTDFATVHGIEYVETLVAPSDLCRGY